Proteins from a genomic interval of Kitasatospora herbaricolor:
- a CDS encoding DUF6777 domain-containing protein: MAPIAGTAVLALVAGLLIVTHQSGGSSSPAVKEVALQTPADAGDAPFTESVATETGPAESTAASAGGQVSPSGATAIRSVQGSATGLYGGEMKKPACDVEKLITQTASGDKGKAWAAAEGIEQSAIPGYLRSLTSVVLRADTRVTNHNYRNGSANGYQAVLQAGTAVLVDSQGVPRVRCACGNPLTPPVLASGGVTYTGKAWSSFQPSSLIVVTPAPAPVTQIVLVNVSTGTWFARETGHPTTADKPVPAPKEPLAPGVPGTSPTASASASSSTSSSASSHPATGTPSTGSPSSASSSATSSTSSHPATGTPSTGSPSSASSSATSSASKSSPPATLSPSASEASTATTTATAPASSANPATATGSAGGTASATSTSTSEQDSEPASPPPALLPASVNA, from the coding sequence GTGGCGCCGATCGCGGGGACGGCCGTCCTGGCACTGGTCGCAGGCCTGCTGATCGTCACTCACCAGAGCGGGGGCAGCAGCAGCCCCGCCGTCAAGGAGGTCGCCCTGCAGACGCCGGCGGACGCCGGTGACGCCCCGTTCACGGAGTCGGTGGCGACCGAGACCGGGCCGGCGGAGTCCACGGCGGCCTCCGCCGGGGGCCAGGTGTCGCCGTCCGGCGCCACGGCCATCCGCAGCGTCCAGGGGTCGGCCACCGGCCTGTACGGCGGCGAGATGAAGAAGCCGGCCTGCGACGTCGAGAAGCTCATCACCCAGACGGCCTCCGGTGACAAGGGCAAGGCCTGGGCCGCCGCCGAGGGCATCGAGCAGTCGGCGATCCCCGGCTACCTGCGTTCGCTGACCTCGGTGGTGCTGCGGGCCGACACCCGGGTCACCAACCACAACTACCGGAACGGCAGCGCCAACGGTTACCAGGCCGTCCTGCAGGCCGGCACCGCCGTCCTGGTCGACTCGCAGGGCGTCCCCCGGGTCCGCTGCGCCTGCGGCAACCCGCTGACCCCGCCGGTGCTGGCCTCGGGCGGGGTGACGTACACCGGGAAGGCCTGGTCGTCCTTCCAGCCCTCCTCGCTGATCGTGGTGACGCCGGCGCCGGCGCCGGTGACCCAGATCGTCCTGGTCAACGTCTCCACCGGGACGTGGTTCGCCCGTGAGACGGGCCACCCGACCACGGCGGACAAGCCCGTCCCCGCGCCGAAGGAGCCGCTGGCGCCGGGCGTCCCCGGCACCTCGCCGACGGCGAGCGCCTCGGCCTCCTCGTCGACCTCCTCGTCGGCCTCCTCGCACCCGGCCACCGGGACCCCGTCCACGGGATCGCCGTCCTCCGCCTCCTCCTCGGCCACCTCGTCGACCTCCTCGCACCCGGCCACCGGGACCCCGTCCACGGGGTCGCCGTCCTCCGCCTCCTCCTCGGCCACCTCGTCGGCGAGCAAGTCCTCGCCGCCGGCGACCCTCTCGCCGTCGGCCTCGGAGGCGTCCACGGCCACCACGACGGCGACGGCGCCGGCCAGCTCGGCGAACCCCGCCACCGCCACCGGTTCCGCCGGCGGGACGGCGAGCGCGACCTCCACCTCGACCTCGGAGCAGGATTCCGAGCCGGCCTCACCGCCGCCGGCGCTGCTGCCCGCGTCCGTGAACGCCTGA
- a CDS encoding ABC transporter ATP-binding protein/permease, whose protein sequence is MGERAGAPTAPPLVLATDTDSQLIAPSRAYHVGRDPTSEIVLDDPRVSWHHAVLRADDGHWLLEDVGSTNGTFAEGHRVRQWGVEPGSTVRFGNPTDGPSASFSSLPEPTVYERPSLVAPEASGIFREPTRVRPLPTRTIRIGRADDNDLVLDDLVVSRHHAELRVLADGRYEIADLASHNGTFLNGGLVTAAPVGPADIIGIGHSAFCLQGGELVEYADTGSVSLNVQGLTVRVGKEQRVLLDNVSFPVGEKTLVAVAGPSGAGKSTLLNALTGLRPADDGSVLYDGRDLYRDYAELRQRIGLVPQDDILHTQLSVRRALRYAAELRFPGDTAKAEREARVTEVIHELGLDQRADQVISSLSGGQRKRVSVALELLTKPSLLFLDEPTSGLDPGMDRSVMQMLRGLADDGRTVVVVTHSVLSLDVCDRLLVLAPGGRTAYYGPPEEALAFFGFDEWPQAFEAFESDDDRAWASRFRESSRYGEYIASAVERPAPPAAAAQAYAPPPKPQSWGSQLSTLVRRYSSVLAADRMFLVIMVALPFIVGAMCRAMAGSKLTSENALNCLLTLCIGGVLTGSANAVREVIKETAIYRRERVVGLSRSAYLVSKIVVLGVITVVQAVVLTTVGLLGVDLSVAVSSGLYFDPLIEITLAVALLSFTAMMLGLLISALVSREEATMPMLVLLSVIQIVFSGAMLKLHDVPGLEQFAWLVPSRWGLGAMAATIDLHKILPTNLTADPLFRHTSSVWLTCMGMLVVLSLALAVAVSLLLRRHEPAIMRK, encoded by the coding sequence ATGGGAGAGCGCGCCGGCGCGCCCACCGCGCCGCCACTGGTCCTGGCCACCGACACCGACTCGCAGCTGATCGCCCCGAGCCGGGCGTACCACGTCGGACGGGACCCCACCAGCGAGATCGTCCTGGACGATCCACGGGTGTCCTGGCACCACGCGGTGCTGCGGGCGGACGACGGCCACTGGCTGCTGGAGGACGTCGGCAGCACCAACGGCACCTTCGCCGAGGGCCACCGGGTCCGGCAGTGGGGCGTGGAGCCGGGCAGCACCGTCCGGTTCGGCAATCCGACCGACGGGCCGTCGGCGAGCTTCAGCAGCCTGCCCGAGCCGACCGTCTACGAGCGCCCCTCGCTGGTGGCGCCCGAGGCGTCGGGAATCTTCCGGGAGCCGACCCGGGTCCGGCCGCTGCCCACCCGGACCATCCGGATCGGCCGCGCCGACGACAACGACCTGGTGCTGGACGACCTGGTGGTCTCCCGGCACCACGCCGAGCTGCGCGTGCTGGCGGACGGCCGCTACGAGATCGCCGACCTGGCCAGCCACAACGGGACCTTCCTCAACGGCGGCCTCGTGACGGCGGCCCCGGTCGGCCCGGCCGACATCATCGGCATCGGGCACTCGGCGTTCTGCCTGCAGGGCGGCGAGCTGGTCGAGTACGCCGACACCGGCTCGGTGTCCCTGAACGTCCAGGGGCTGACCGTCCGGGTCGGCAAGGAGCAGCGCGTCCTGCTGGACAACGTCAGCTTCCCGGTCGGCGAGAAGACCCTGGTGGCCGTCGCCGGGCCGAGCGGCGCGGGCAAGTCCACCCTGCTCAACGCCCTCACCGGCCTGCGGCCCGCCGACGACGGGAGCGTCCTCTACGACGGCCGCGACCTCTACCGGGACTACGCGGAACTGCGCCAGCGGATCGGGCTCGTCCCGCAGGACGACATCCTGCACACCCAGTTGTCGGTGCGCCGGGCCCTGCGGTACGCCGCCGAATTACGCTTCCCCGGCGACACCGCGAAGGCCGAGCGCGAGGCCCGGGTGACCGAGGTGATCCATGAACTCGGCCTGGACCAACGGGCCGACCAGGTGATCTCCAGCCTCTCCGGCGGGCAGCGCAAGCGGGTGAGCGTCGCCCTCGAACTGCTCACCAAGCCCTCGCTGCTCTTCCTCGACGAGCCGACCTCCGGTCTCGACCCCGGCATGGACCGCTCGGTGATGCAGATGCTGCGCGGGTTGGCGGACGACGGCCGGACGGTCGTCGTGGTCACCCACAGCGTGTTGAGCCTGGACGTCTGCGACCGCCTGCTGGTGCTCGCGCCGGGCGGGCGCACCGCCTACTACGGCCCGCCCGAGGAGGCGCTGGCCTTCTTCGGCTTCGACGAGTGGCCGCAGGCCTTCGAGGCCTTCGAGAGCGACGACGACCGGGCCTGGGCGAGCCGGTTCCGGGAGTCCTCCCGGTACGGCGAGTACATCGCCTCCGCCGTCGAGCGGCCGGCCCCGCCGGCCGCGGCAGCGCAGGCCTACGCGCCGCCACCCAAGCCGCAGAGCTGGGGATCCCAGCTCAGCACCCTGGTCCGCCGCTACTCCTCGGTGCTGGCCGCCGACCGGATGTTCCTCGTCATCATGGTCGCGCTGCCCTTCATCGTGGGCGCGATGTGCCGCGCGATGGCGGGGTCCAAGCTGACTTCCGAGAACGCGCTCAACTGCCTGCTCACGCTCTGCATCGGCGGCGTGCTCACCGGCTCCGCCAACGCCGTCCGTGAAGTGATCAAGGAGACGGCGATCTACCGCCGGGAACGGGTGGTGGGCCTGTCCCGGTCCGCCTACCTCGTTTCCAAGATCGTGGTCCTCGGGGTGATCACCGTGGTCCAGGCGGTCGTCCTCACCACGGTCGGGCTCCTCGGGGTCGACCTGAGCGTGGCGGTGAGCAGCGGACTGTACTTCGACCCCTTGATCGAGATCACGCTCGCCGTCGCGCTGCTCTCGTTCACCGCGATGATGCTCGGCCTGCTCATCTCCGCCCTGGTGAGCCGCGAGGAGGCCACCATGCCGATGCTGGTGCTGCTCTCGGTGATCCAGATCGTCTTCAGCGGTGCCATGCTCAAACTGCACGACGTGCCCGGCCTGGAACAGTTCGCCTGGCTGGTCCCGTCCCGCTGGGGCCTGGGCGCGATGGCCGCCACCATCGACCTGCACAAGATCCTGCCGACCAACCTCACCGCCGACCCGCTGTTCCGCCACACCTCCTCGGTCTGGCTGACCTGCATGGGGATGCTGGTGGTGCTGTCGCTGGCACTCGCCGTCGCGGTCTCCCTGCTGCTGCGCCGGCACGAGCCCGCCATCATGCGGAAGTGA
- a CDS encoding streptophobe family protein has protein sequence MQQQPPPGPDRPPGEAVPPRRSGSPGLLRGWLDALAVVLSGLVVMTALAAGGLLLGRADSLPGGSFPSVLAATLALAVGGSVRIDGGAGFFAEVSAGITVMPLSVGLAGALVMVEVFLRQLRFRAVAAGGELLGRVARVVVLWLAALAVIVSVARHTFVVEIGGDLARTIGGALGLTPEVGFHADVPRTLGFGLLWLLVVLAAAFAVSRRAPLPRAALPYQQAVRPAAFAVLMVLLAYAVIGVLVGVVTALVHGNARETLAVVLLAVPNLAWPAFGLGLGAHWHGHLTGAIGLPMPQVLADVLRTPDGREVTVSLGTLAEADGRIGWLPVLAGVLLLGAGFLMAHRSPKGVRLWQHAVRMSLALAVTMLLIGVLSRVSAAYGLAVLGVDTDEGGLGGLLGSVLGGSTARDLGSGSLSLQPELWWAVLIGAGWGLAAGALGGLLAGRVRRRGEVPEQAGPG, from the coding sequence ATGCAGCAGCAGCCCCCGCCCGGCCCGGACCGGCCGCCCGGCGAGGCGGTCCCGCCCCGCCGGTCCGGCTCCCCGGGTCTGCTGCGCGGCTGGCTGGACGCGCTGGCGGTGGTGCTCTCGGGGCTGGTGGTGATGACCGCGCTGGCCGCCGGAGGTCTGCTGCTCGGCCGGGCCGACTCCCTCCCGGGCGGGTCGTTCCCTTCGGTACTCGCCGCGACGCTGGCCCTGGCGGTCGGCGGCAGCGTGCGGATCGACGGCGGTGCGGGTTTCTTCGCGGAGGTGAGCGCGGGCATCACGGTGATGCCGCTCTCGGTGGGGCTGGCCGGCGCCCTGGTGATGGTCGAGGTGTTCCTGCGCCAGCTTCGGTTCCGGGCGGTCGCCGCCGGCGGCGAGCTGCTGGGGCGGGTGGCGCGGGTGGTGGTGCTCTGGCTGGCGGCGCTCGCGGTGATCGTCTCGGTCGCCCGGCACACCTTCGTGGTGGAGATCGGCGGAGACCTGGCCCGGACGATCGGCGGGGCGCTCGGCCTGACCCCCGAGGTCGGTTTCCACGCGGACGTCCCGCGCACCCTCGGCTTCGGGCTGCTCTGGTTGCTGGTGGTGCTGGCGGCGGCGTTCGCGGTCTCGCGTCGGGCGCCCCTGCCGCGCGCGGCCCTGCCCTACCAGCAGGCCGTCCGCCCGGCGGCCTTCGCGGTGCTGATGGTGCTGCTGGCGTACGCGGTGATCGGCGTGCTCGTCGGGGTGGTCACCGCGCTGGTCCACGGGAACGCGCGTGAGACCCTGGCCGTCGTGCTGCTGGCGGTGCCCAACCTGGCCTGGCCGGCCTTCGGCCTGGGCCTGGGGGCGCACTGGCACGGGCACCTGACCGGTGCCATCGGCCTGCCGATGCCGCAGGTGCTGGCGGACGTGCTGCGCACGCCGGACGGCCGGGAGGTCACCGTGAGCCTGGGCACCCTGGCCGAGGCCGACGGGCGGATCGGGTGGCTCCCGGTGCTGGCCGGGGTCCTGCTGCTCGGGGCCGGCTTCCTGATGGCCCACCGCTCGCCGAAGGGCGTGCGGCTCTGGCAGCACGCCGTGCGGATGAGTCTGGCGCTGGCGGTCACCATGCTGCTGATCGGGGTGCTCTCCCGGGTCTCCGCCGCCTACGGCCTGGCCGTCCTGGGGGTGGACACCGACGAGGGCGGGCTCGGCGGGCTGCTGGGCTCGGTGCTGGGCGGGAGCACCGCGCGGGACCTGGGCAGCGGCTCGCTGTCGCTGCAGCCCGAGCTGTGGTGGGCGGTCCTGATCGGGGCGGGTTGGGGTCTGGCAGCCGGTGCGCTGGGGGGCCTGCTGGCGGGCCGGGTCCGGCGCCGCGGCGAGGTCCCCGAGCAGGCCGGCCCGGGCTGA
- a CDS encoding serine/threonine-protein kinase, producing MVGRRIAGYELERESGRGGMAVVYRAKDLRLGRTVAVKLLAPELARNEVFRRRFIHESQVAAAIDHPNIIPVFEAGEADGILYIAMRYVPGRDLRTLLNRDGPLPADQTVRMAAQVASALDAAHEHELVHRDVKPGNILVAAGTDSEHPEHLYLADFGLTKKSLSLSGLTTVGQIVGTLDYAAPEQISGRPVDGRCDLYSLGCVVFEMLAGAPPFRREDDVALLWAHLNEPPPPVTPLRPDLPPAVDAVLAGALAKTPEERYDTCLGFVAELRAATTGAPAEGGRWQSAGPATEVVPALAAARPGGMPPVPAAPPSPPAWALPVFAPGRPGTGAGGPGR from the coding sequence ATGGTCGGCCGCCGGATCGCCGGGTACGAGCTGGAGCGGGAGAGCGGCCGGGGCGGCATGGCCGTGGTCTACCGCGCGAAGGACCTGCGGCTGGGCCGGACGGTCGCGGTCAAGCTGCTGGCACCCGAGCTGGCCCGCAACGAGGTGTTCCGCCGGCGCTTCATCCACGAGTCGCAGGTCGCCGCCGCGATCGACCACCCGAACATCATCCCCGTCTTCGAGGCCGGCGAGGCGGACGGGATCCTCTACATCGCCATGCGCTACGTCCCCGGGCGGGACCTGCGCACCCTGCTCAACCGCGACGGCCCGCTGCCGGCCGACCAGACCGTCCGGATGGCGGCCCAGGTGGCCTCCGCGCTCGACGCCGCGCACGAGCACGAGCTGGTCCACCGGGACGTCAAGCCGGGCAACATCCTGGTCGCGGCGGGGACGGACAGCGAGCACCCGGAGCACCTCTACCTGGCGGACTTCGGACTCACCAAGAAGTCGCTCTCGCTCAGCGGGCTGACCACCGTCGGACAGATCGTCGGCACCCTGGACTACGCCGCGCCGGAACAGATCTCCGGGCGGCCGGTGGACGGCCGCTGCGACCTCTACAGCCTCGGCTGCGTGGTGTTCGAGATGCTGGCGGGCGCCCCGCCGTTCCGGCGCGAGGACGACGTCGCGCTGCTCTGGGCCCACCTCAACGAGCCGCCGCCGCCGGTCACCCCGCTCCGGCCGGACCTCCCCCCGGCGGTGGACGCGGTGCTGGCCGGCGCGCTCGCCAAGACGCCCGAGGAGCGGTACGACACCTGTCTGGGCTTCGTCGCGGAGCTGCGCGCCGCCACCACGGGGGCGCCCGCTGAGGGCGGCCGCTGGCAGTCGGCCGGGCCGGCCACCGAGGTGGTCCCTGCCCTGGCCGCCGCCCGGCCGGGCGGGATGCCGCCCGTGCCGGCCGCACCGCCCTCGCCGCCCGCCTGGGCGCTGCCGGTGTTCGCGCCCGGACGGCCGGGGACGGGAGCCGGCGGCCCGGGCCGCTGA
- a CDS encoding nucleoside deaminase, whose protein sequence is MTTDERAMLAVALEEARRGLAEGGIPVGAALFGPDGVLLGRGRNRRVQDGDPSVHAETAAFRAAGRLRGYARTTMVTTLSPCWYCSGLVRQFGIGRVVVGEARTFHGGHDWLAEHGVRVTVLDDEECAALMRGFVAERPELWYEDIGE, encoded by the coding sequence ATGACGACCGACGAGCGGGCGATGCTGGCGGTGGCGCTGGAGGAGGCCCGGCGCGGCCTCGCCGAGGGCGGGATCCCGGTCGGCGCCGCCCTCTTCGGCCCCGACGGCGTCCTGCTGGGCCGTGGCCGCAACCGCCGGGTCCAGGACGGCGACCCGTCCGTGCACGCCGAGACGGCGGCCTTCCGCGCGGCCGGCCGGCTGCGCGGCTACGCCCGGACGACCATGGTGACCACGCTCTCGCCCTGCTGGTACTGCAGCGGCCTGGTCCGGCAGTTCGGCATCGGCCGGGTCGTGGTGGGGGAGGCGAGGACCTTCCACGGCGGGCACGACTGGCTGGCCGAGCACGGGGTGCGGGTGACGGTGCTGGACGACGAGGAGTGCGCCGCCCTGATGCGCGGCTTCGTCGCGGAGCGCCCGGAGCTCTGGTACGAGGACATCGGCGAGTAG
- a CDS encoding nuclear transport factor 2 family protein has protein sequence MAEHPHIALVRRGYEAFSRGDMQTMSEIIAKDATHHVPGTHTLSGDYKGLDAVLGYYQQLGVQTAGTFRVELQRLFVDGRGHVMSVHRATATRGAHSLDAMGGIMFRIVGEKVTDLDECVEDLAVADEFWA, from the coding sequence ATGGCCGAGCACCCGCACATCGCCCTGGTCCGCCGAGGGTACGAGGCGTTCTCCCGCGGTGACATGCAGACGATGTCCGAGATCATCGCCAAGGACGCCACGCACCACGTCCCCGGCACCCACACCCTGTCCGGCGACTACAAGGGCCTGGACGCCGTCCTCGGCTACTACCAGCAGCTCGGCGTCCAGACCGCGGGGACCTTCCGGGTCGAACTGCAGCGCCTGTTCGTCGACGGCCGCGGGCACGTGATGTCCGTGCACCGGGCCACCGCGACCCGCGGCGCGCACAGCCTGGACGCCATGGGCGGGATCATGTTCCGGATCGTCGGCGAGAAGGTCACCGACCTGGACGAATGCGTGGAGGACCTGGCGGTCGCCGACGAGTTCTGGGCCTGA